The following DNA comes from Caulobacter mirabilis.
TACAATGCCCGGCGGCGGCGAAGAGCGGCGTATCTAGTCGCTCCAATTTTCCCTGTCAACCGAACAAATTCACATTCGCTCGCTTTTCCAGAGACCCTGCAGAACCACTCGCAAAAGCAGATCCGCAGGACGGAAGCGCCAACCGAAGTCACCGCCAGCAAAACAATGATCCAATACTTAGGATCAACCATTTTGCTTCTTTCGATTTCACTCGGCGATGCCGGGGGAGAACCGAAGGAGCGGCGCTTCTATTGAAGCCCCAGAGCCGAGTCAATCGACCTTTTCAGGAAGATTGAAGAAGCTCGCTTCAGACCGACCGAAGCCCGCTCCACCTCGCTAGAGATGGAGACAAGACTGGCGCCAGGGGTTGCCCGGGAGGCAACCTCCGAAACTCGCCATCGAGTCGATTGAACCCGCGGAAGTTAGCGACAACTTTCGGAAAAATCAAGAGCGAGAAACGCTCTCGACCGACCGAAGCTGGGCCGACGTCTGCGAGGAGCGGCGATATAGAAGCCGGCCTCCGACTCGGCAAGCCCGCCTGTCGACATTTGTTGGGAACATCGTTCTCGATCGTCCGCGCGCTGCGCGCTTGCACGCCCCGCCCCCGCCCGGCAAAGACAGTCGCGGGAGAAAACTGCCGATGTTGTCGCACAAGGCCCGATACGCGCTGCGCGCCCTGGTCGAACTGGCCCGGGAGGACGGCGGCCAGGTCACGGCCGCCGATCTGTCCACCCGCGCGGACGCGCCGCGGAAGTTCCTGGAAGCCATTCTTCTGGAGCTGTCGCGCCGCGGCATCGTCCGCAGCCGGCGCGGCAAGTTCGGCGGCTACTCGCTGGGTCGCCCCGCGGAATCGGTGACCTTCGCCGAAGTCATCCGCGTCATCGACGGGCCGCTCGCCCTCGCCCCCTGCGTCAGCCGCACCGCGTTCCGCAAATGCGACGACTGCCCCGACCTGGAGACCTGCTCGCTGCGCGAGGCCCTGCTGCGCGCCCGGGACGCCACCTCCGCCGTGCTCGACAGCTACAGCCTGGCCGACGCGGCCAAGGCCGGCGCCGTCGAGATCCCGGTCATGCCGCCGCCTCAGCCGGCGGCGATGTAGGCCTTCAGCCCGTCGGCCTCGGCCTCGACCTCGCTGATCTTGTACTTCACCAGGTCGCCGATCGAGACGATCCCGGCCAGCCGGCCGTCCCGAAGCACCGGCAGATGGCGGATGCGCCGGTCGGTCATGCGGCTGAGCAGGGAATCGATGGTCTCGGCCGGGCTGGCGAAGACCACGTCGCGGGTCATGCAGCTGTCGACCGGCCGCGCCAGCGCCGCGGCGCCGCCCTCGGCCACCACCCGGACGATGTCGCGTTCCGAGACGATGCCGACCACCGCCTCGCCGTCGACCACGATCATGGCCCCGACCCGGCGGGCGTGAAGCAGGGCCGCCACCGCCCCGACCGTCTCCGCCGGTCCGGCGGTGAAGACCAGGTCCCCCTTGCCCTTCAGGATCTGTGAAACGAGCACTCGCGCCTCCTCCCTCACTGTCCTTCTAGAACGAACAGCGTCCTCCAAACGCTCCAGGGAATCAATGAGTCGCCGAATAAACTGGCCGTGCGAAGCGGGCGAACACGCCGACGAGGAACATCCCCGCGAAGAAGCCGATGATGTGGGCCTCCCAGGCGATCTTCATGCCAGGCCCCAACAGAAGAGGCGCCAGGCCGGTCAAGGCGTTCACGCCGGTCCAGGCCAGGGCGAAGGTCAGGGGGACCCGTCCCCAGGGCGAGCCCAGCTCGCCACGCTTTTCGATCAATCGCCCGGCGGCCCCCGTCAGGCCGGACATCGCCACCGAGACGCCGAGCGCCGGGGCCCATGAATCCAAGTGAAGGGCCGAAAAGCCCGCCAGGCCGACCACCCCGCAGACCAGGAAGAAGAGGAAGAACAGGACCCCGCCCCGCAGATCGAGGCCGAACAGCCGCGCGACGGGCGTGCCGAACGCCAGAACGCCGGCGCTCATCAGCAGGAAATGCATCCAGCCGCCATGGAGGAACTGCGTGGTCACCATGGTCCAGGGGCGTTCAAGGCCGAGCATCGCCGGCGCGAAGGCCAGGTTGAGCCAGACCGGCTGGTCGACCGTCCGCTGGAACAGGAACACCAGCAGCATGATCAGAAGCAGCAGCAGCGGCGGCCAGGGCGCGTTGAGGACGGGCTCCCGGCGGGTCGGACGGTCGTCGATCGGGGTCATACGGGTTCCAGCGTTCGCTTAACCAAATCAAGAGAGGTCTGCAGCCAAGATGGCGGTTGTCCTGTTTTGGCACGCCGATTGCTTGTAGCGGCCTGCCCATCGAGCCGAGCGGAGCCTTTATTCCAATGGTCGCTTTCCTGTTCAAGCCGACAGCCGCCTTCGTCCTGCTGGTCGGCGTCGCCGCGGCGCCGCTGGCGCAGGCCCAGACGATGAAGGCCAACTCCGCCTCGTTCAACGCCGGCTACGGCCGGACCTCGGGCCAGGAGAACCGGATGGTCGACTCCTCCACCCGGGACGCCAACGGCAATCGCGTGATCATCGACGGCGTCATCCAGACCGGCGCGGATCAGAGCTACTACGCCCGGACCAGCGGCGGCGTGGGCGGCGGTTCCGGCGGCGGCGTGGGCGGCGGCAACAACACCGCGATCGGCAACAACCTGGTCGTCGTGACCCAGGGCAACTGGAACACCGTCATCGTCAACTCGACCCAGACCAACAACGGGAACGTCTCCGCCGGCGGCAAGTCGGGCGGCGTCGGAGGCAACTGATGACCATCCTGCCTGGAACGCGGACCGGCGCGCTTCTCGCCGCGGCCTCGCTGGTCCTTTCGGGCTGCGCGAGCACGGCCGCGGGGCCCAGCGGCAACTATTCCAGCGCCATCGGCTCGGCGCCGGTCACGGCCAACCCGACGCCCTATTCCACGGCGCTGGTCTGCATCGGCCAGTATGCGCGC
Coding sequences within:
- a CDS encoding RrF2 family transcriptional regulator, which codes for MLSHKARYALRALVELAREDGGQVTAADLSTRADAPRKFLEAILLELSRRGIVRSRRGKFGGYSLGRPAESVTFAEVIRVIDGPLALAPCVSRTAFRKCDDCPDLETCSLREALLRARDATSAVLDSYSLADAAKAGAVEIPVMPPPQPAAM
- a CDS encoding CBS domain-containing protein, with the translated sequence MLVSQILKGKGDLVFTAGPAETVGAVAALLHARRVGAMIVVDGEAVVGIVSERDIVRVVAEGGAAALARPVDSCMTRDVVFASPAETIDSLLSRMTDRRIRHLPVLRDGRLAGIVSIGDLVKYKISEVEAEADGLKAYIAAG
- a CDS encoding rhomboid family intramembrane serine protease, whose protein sequence is MTPIDDRPTRREPVLNAPWPPLLLLLIMLLVFLFQRTVDQPVWLNLAFAPAMLGLERPWTMVTTQFLHGGWMHFLLMSAGVLAFGTPVARLFGLDLRGGVLFFLFFLVCGVVGLAGFSALHLDSWAPALGVSVAMSGLTGAAGRLIEKRGELGSPWGRVPLTFALAWTGVNALTGLAPLLLGPGMKIAWEAHIIGFFAGMFLVGVFARFARPVYSATH
- the hfaA gene encoding holdfast anchoring protein HfaA encodes the protein MVAFLFKPTAAFVLLVGVAAAPLAQAQTMKANSASFNAGYGRTSGQENRMVDSSTRDANGNRVIIDGVIQTGADQSYYARTSGGVGGGSGGGVGGGNNTAIGNNLVVVTQGNWNTVIVNSTQTNNGNVSAGGKSGGVGGN